In Harpia harpyja isolate bHarHar1 chromosome 8, bHarHar1 primary haplotype, whole genome shotgun sequence, a genomic segment contains:
- the NYX gene encoding LOW QUALITY PROTEIN: nyctalopin (The sequence of the model RefSeq protein was modified relative to this genomic sequence to represent the inferred CDS: deleted 1 base in 1 codon) produces MIACEKKMPTFQRLTRMANGSLMSRREDTATAWLDPSSLLARPEMPLVNNQVILWVPHVHAVWACVQSCPANCVCTQERSCSVLCDRAGLGQIPSDFPCEASSINLDKNSIKFLSERAFGTLPSLKSLSLNHNNISFITPGAFKGLPSLTELKMAHNEYIRYLHTRTFTALRRLVKLDLADCNLFNIPDRIFIELPALQELFCFQNNFRRIPGAIRGMENLTHVYLERNRIEAVAYNSLQGLTKLKYLNLQDNRINVIHERAFQGCRKMEYLYLNDNLISELPENSFDGLRCLKMLNLGGNFLRNISNTWFRDLGELEVLYLDRNRINYIEEGAFENLTSLVALHLNSNNLTTLPFSVFQPVYFLGRLYLFRNPWECDCRIEWLKEWMENYRLVRDIPCASPSSVAGIDLMDVLYERSPEGYCLDPVELNITSEGPTPSEEPWSTTESKFNSLISKLLLQMGLPEEVANTTEVYDNSTQLDGLIDGVSSGVGGDSIEAISFSLYLPALFTVIVLRCK; encoded by the exons ATGATAgcttgtgag aaaaaaatgccaacttTTCAGAGACTGACTCGTATGGCTAATGGCAGCCTCATGAGCAGGAGGGAGGACACAGCCACTGCCTGGCTAG ATCCCTCAAGTTTGCTTGCCAGACCTGAAATGCCACTAGTGAATAATCAAG TGATCCTTTGGGTCCCCCATGTCCATGCGGTGTGGGCGTGCGTGCAGTCCTGCCCTGCCAACTGCGTGTGCACCCAGGAGCGGAGCTGCTCCGTCCTCTGCGATCGTGCCGGTCTGGGGCAGATCCCTAGTGACTTCCCTTGTGAAGCCTCCTCTATCAACCTGGACAAAAACAGCATCAAGTTCCTCTCCGAGAGGGCCTTCGGGACCTTGCCTTCCCTCAAATCCCTGTCGCTCAACCACAACAATATCTCCTTCATCACCCCGGGGGCTTTCAAGGGGCTGCCCAGCTTGACCGAGCTGAAGATGGCCCACAACGAGTACATTCGCTATCTCCACACGCGGACTTTCACTGCCCTCAGACGGCTGGTGAAGCTGGACCTGGCGGACTGCAACCTTTTCAACATCCCGGACAGGATCTTCATTGAGTTGccggctctgcaggagctctTCTGCTTCCAGAACAACTTTCGGAGGATCCCAGGTGCCATCAGGGGCATGGAGAACCTGACCCATGTTTACCTGGAGAGAAACAGGATCGAAGCGGTAGCCTATAACTCCCTGCAGGGCCTGACCAAGCTGAAATACCTGAATCTGCAGGACAACAGGATAAACGTCATTCACGAGCGAGCTTTTCAGGGCTGCCGGAAGATGGAGTACCTGTACCTGAACGACAATTTGATCAGCGAGCTTCCAGAAAACTCCTTCGATGGCCTGCGGTGCCTGAAGATGCTCAACCTGGGGGGTAATTTTCTCAGGAACATTTCCAACACCTGGTTCAGGGACCTGGGGGAGCTGGAGGTCCTCTACCTGGACCGCAACAGGATCAACTACATTGAGGAAGGGGCTTTTGAAAACCTTACCAGCCTGGTCGCGTTGCACTTGAACAGCAACAACCTGACGACCCTGCCCTTTTCTGTCTTCCAGCCGGTGTACTTCCTTGGGCGGCTGTACCTCTTCCGCAATCCCTGGGAGTGCGACTGCCGCATCGAGTGGCTGAAGGAGTGGATGGAGAATTACAGACTCGTCAGGGATATTCCCTGTGCCTCCCCCTCCTCAGTAGCTGGCATTGACCTGATGGACGTGCTCTACGAGAGGTCGCCAGAAGGTTACTGTCTTGACCCGGTGGAGCTAAACATTACATCCGAAGGCCCGACCCCAAGTGAAGAGCCTTGGTCTACCACAGAGAGCAAGTTCAACAGCCTTATCTCCAAACTCTTGCTCCAGATGGGCCTTCCCGAAGAGGTGGCAAACACCACTGAAGTCTATGATAACAGCACCCAGCTGGATGGACTGATTGATGGGGTTtcttctggggtggggggagacagtATCGAGGCCATCTCCTTCTCTTTGTACCTCCCAGCACTTTTTACAGTGATTGTTTTGCGGTGCAAATAG